The proteins below are encoded in one region of Pelecanus crispus isolate bPelCri1 chromosome 4, bPelCri1.pri, whole genome shotgun sequence:
- the TMEM192 gene encoding transmembrane protein 192 — MALTAGRRRQDLDNGSLEITQSLEDDPLLDAPLISSHTLHSQLRPKFHAIPAVLLANFLLLIHVAFVVLAFLAAMFCSYPNPNQDKCPGNYTHPLKVQTVIIIAKVILWILHVFFERYTQYHHSKVRSRGYFSIYRSTRHLKRLPLLIHSTGNAALLLILSMQHSFPDHSKVYLYLILGVLGLELISSLTCLVIYTVKISNFNRAKPRPDIIEEEKMYAYPSHITSEIGFRENSSLEEIVEKQGDVIEYLQRHNALLSKRLLALTSQQIKT, encoded by the exons GGTTCCTTGGAAATAACACAGAGTTTGGAAGATGATCCTCTACTGGATGCACCACTTATTTCGTCTCATACATTGCATTCCCAACTGAGGCCAAAATTTCATGCTATCCCAGCAGTTCTCCTTGCCAATTTTCTATTGCTAATACAT gTTGCTTTTGTTGTTCTAGCATTTTTAGCAGCTATGTTTTGTTCTTACCCCAATCCAAATCAGGATAAGTGCCCTGGAAACTATACTCACCCACTTAAAGTGCAGACTGTCATAATCATTGCAAAAGTAATTCTGTGgattctgcatgttttctttgaaCGATACACCCAGTACCACCACAGTAAAGTCAGAAGCAGAGGTTACTTCTCAATATACCGATCAACAAGACATCTAAAAAGGCTTCCACTGCTGATACACTCCACAG GTAATGCAGCCCTGCTTTTGATTCTGTCAATGCAGCATTCCTTTCCTGATCACAGTAAAGTGTACCTGTATCTTATCCTGGGAGTCCTGGGCCTGGAGCTGATTAGCTCCCTGACATGCCTAGTGATTTACACAG TGAAAATAAGCAACTTCAATCGTGCGAAGCCAAGACCTGACATaattgaagaagaaaagatgtatGCCTACCCTAGTCATATTACCTCAGAAATTGGATTCAG GGAAAATTCAAGTTTAGAAGAGATAGTTGAGAAGCAAGGAGATGTAATAGAGTATCTTCAGCGACATAATGCACTGCTCAGCAAGAGACTATTGGCACTAACATCTCAGCAAATCAAAACTTAA
- the APELA gene encoding apelin receptor early endogenous ligand, translated as MRLQALLCIVLLLLASLLPAAGQRPANLALRRKLHRHGCSHRRCMPLHSRVPFP; from the exons ATGAGACTCCAAGCGCTCCTCTGCATCGTGCTTCTGCTCCTGGCCAGCCTCCTCCCTGCCGCCGGGCAGCGGCCAG CCAACCTGGCCCTGCGCAGGAAGCTCCACCGGCACGGCTGCTCGCACCGGCGCTGCATGCCGCTCCACTCCAGGGTGCCCTTCCCCTGA